TGCGAGCCGCGTTTCTCTATGCCGTAAAGCTGCGTCCTAGCCCCATCGCCGCAAGCCCCTTGCGGTAGGCGAGCGAACTGCGGTCCGCCGGGAAGTGTGCCTCGGCATGCAGGTCGAGCGGCAGGTCCTCGGGATACTGCTGCTCGACGATCTCCTGGTCTTCCGCGAAGACCTGATGATTGAAGTCGAGCGTTGCCTGCAACGGTGAGTCCTTGTCAAAGTTGCGGCAGATCGGCACGAAGAGACGCGTCTTGCGCGCTGATACCGGCGAAGCGAGATTCAGGATGTGCAACTGTCCGTTGGGGAAGAAGACCGTGAGCTTCGCCGCGAAGGGCAAGTACGTTTCAAAGCGGCGATGCCAGAGGAAGCCCGGCGGACCGAGGTGCTTGTATCCATGAGCGTAGTTACTGACCGTGCTGATGTAGTCGGCGATAAAGCCGTCGGGCTTCGTCGTCACGTTGTACTCGGGCACGAAGGCGTTGTCCTCTTCGCCAAAGGACTCCTTGTGGATGAACGAGAAGTGGGCGACGTCGAGGAAGCCTTCGATCTGTCGGCCGGATGCGGCGGCGATGTCGACGGCGTCCGGCAGCACCTGGATGTAATCGGGATCGTTCCACTCATCGAGCACGGGCAGCTTCGCCGTCGCATCTTCGACGAGCTGCACCCAGATGAGACCATAGGCTTCCTGTGCGCCCAGCATGTGCAGACGCAGACGCGGTGAGATCGCTCCGCCAGGATGCGCGGGGATGCACACGCACTGCCCCGCATCGTTGTATCGAAGACCGTGATACGCGCAGATGATCTCGTCGCCTTCCACCGAGCCCATACTCATGGGCGCGCCGCGATGAAAGCAGATGTCTTTCGCCGCACGCACGCTGCCGTCGGAGATGCGATACACCACGACGCGTTCGTCGAGCAGACAAGCAGCGAAGGGCTTGTCCATTACCTCGGAGGCGAAGGCTACCGGATACCAATGCGTCGCCAGCGCGCGCCAGTCGGATTCAGCAAAAGTGCAGTTGCGAGGCAGCGCCAACGCCGCGCGAGACGCAGCATCGACCACGCTTGAAGCGGGAATAAATGCAGTGGAGGTAGCCATGTACCATCTTCGCGCGAATCAGGCGGCGCTACAAATCGATTCGTATAAATTCGATATCAGCATTTTTGATAGAAAAAAGCGGCGACCCATGGGCCGCCGCTTCTCTGTTGCTGATGACGTTGCAGTTTAGTGGATGTCGAACTGCTCGGGGTGCAGGCTGGGATCGCTCTTGACGATGATCGTCTTGCCGCTGATCTCTTCCATCTCCTGCAACCACTTGCCGCTGTTCAGCTTGAGCTGCTTGGTGACTTCGGGGTTCACGCGGAGCATCACGTCGCCCTTGTCGAGATGCTTGTGCATCTTGCGCAGCTCGATGTAGATCTCGTTGCAGACCGTCACCGGCGACTTCACCATGCCCGTACCAGCGCAGATGTTGCAGGTAGTGGAGAGCGTGCGCTCGAGCGACTGCTTGACGCGCTTACGCGTGATCGCGACGAGGCCGAAGTCGTTGAACTGCAGCACCTTCGACGGTGCGCGGTCCTTCTTCAACTCCTCTTCGAGAGCGGCGAGCACCTTGTGGCGGTTCTTGCGCTCGTCCATGTCGATGAAGTCGATGACGATGATGCCGCCGAGATCGCGGAGGCGAATCTGGCGAACGATCTCGGGGATCGCGTCGAGGTTCGTCTTCACGATGGTGTCTTCAAGGCGAGCAGTCTTGCCGACGTACTTGCCGGTGTTGATGTCGATCGCGACGAGCGCTTCGGTCTGGTTGATCACGATGGAGCCA
Above is a genomic segment from Granulicella cerasi containing:
- a CDS encoding aromatic ring-hydroxylating oxygenase subunit alpha, with the translated sequence MATSTAFIPASSVVDAASRAALALPRNCTFAESDWRALATHWYPVAFASEVMDKPFAACLLDERVVVYRISDGSVRAAKDICFHRGAPMSMGSVEGDEIICAYHGLRYNDAGQCVCIPAHPGGAISPRLRLHMLGAQEAYGLIWVQLVEDATAKLPVLDEWNDPDYIQVLPDAVDIAAASGRQIEGFLDVAHFSFIHKESFGEEDNAFVPEYNVTTKPDGFIADYISTVSNYAHGYKHLGPPGFLWHRRFETYLPFAAKLTVFFPNGQLHILNLASPVSARKTRLFVPICRNFDKDSPLQATLDFNHQVFAEDQEIVEQQYPEDLPLDLHAEAHFPADRSSLAYRKGLAAMGLGRSFTA